The Candidatus Omnitrophota bacterium genome segment CCAATAAGCTCGTTCATTTCAAAAGCAAGCTCCCCACAGAATTTCAGGATTTCATTAAAAAAAATATCGCTTGATTTTTCCCTAACCTTTTGATACATTAATGTTTAATCAGTATGGTTAAATAATAAAATTACACCCAGCGCTTAAAGGTGTTGCGCTGGTGTTACCCTTGTGGGTAAGGAGGTAAAATGTATCGCAAAGGTACAATTATATTACCTGTTTTAATCGTTCTAATTATTATTTTCTTATCTCTTGCCGCAGTATCGTTTTATTTATATCAAAAAGAACACGCACAAAATCTCCAGCTTCAAGATAAGATTACTGAATTGGAGCAACGTCAGCGTATAACCGAGAATAAGCTTGAGGAGGCCAAAAAGGCCGCAAGCGAACTTACCCTTAAATTGCAAGAAGCTAGTTCTAAAGTGGAGTCCTTAACTGGCGAACTTACTAAGGAAAAATCAGCCCTTACAGAAGCATCCAATAAATTAGAGCAGTTTAACGCAGATATCCAACAGCAGAAATCTTTGCGTCAGGACCTTGAGGATAGGCTTAAAACTGCCACTGAAGAAGGTAAAAAGATAAATGAGCAGATGAAAATTATCCAACAGCAAAAAACTGAGCTGGAAAACAAAATTAAGAATATGGAAGATGGCTCTGGAGGAGTAGAACTGGGCAAGGTTGTTGTTGGCGGGGAACCTGTTATTATTGATAACACTGCCAAAGGCAAAGCTAAAGAAATCAATGATAAGATTAAAGCTGCTGAATTAAAGCAGGCAAAGACCGGTAAGCCAATACAAAATTCCGCGTTAAATATACTCGAAGGTAAGATTATGATCGTAAATAAAGAATTTAATTTTGCGGTAATTAATTTGGGAAGCAAAGATAAAGTAATCGTCGGGGATGAATTTACGATTTCCCGTGACGGTAGGAATATTAGTGAGCTAAAAGTTGAGAAAGTCCATGAATCGATGTCTGCTGCAGGTTTTGCGCCTGAATTCAAGGATTTGATACGGGAAAACGATAAGGTAACACAAAAGATAAAGTGAACCCTATTAGAAAATTTGCTAATAGAGCAACCGGAAAATTCTCTAACAGGGTAAGGCCCTTTCTAGTTAAAAAAAAATTTATACCCTACGGTAAAGTTGTCCTTCCTGGCGACAAATCTATAGCCCATCGAGCGCTCATATTAAGTGCTTTAGTTTACGGCAAAACTATCCTTAAAAATTTTCCCATACATGATGACTCTTTAGCCACCTTAGGTGCCTTGCGTGCTTTAGGGGTTAAGATAGTGCGAAAAAGTAATCAGGTTATAGTGTTAGGTAAGGGTAGGGATGGTTTTGAAAAACCTCATAAACCAATTTTTGTGAATAACTCCGGGACAACCTTACGTTTACTTCTGGGTATATTGGCCGCAGAGGATTTTGAGGTTAAAATTATTACAAGTAAATATTTATCATTGAGGCCTATGGCCAGGGTGAACCTGCCTTTGCGTTTGATGGGAGCGTATATTTTGGCAAAAATAAAAGGCAAAGAAGAGTACACACCCATAGTTATAAGAGGCGGAAACCTTAAAGGGATTATGTATCGGATGCCTGTTGCTTCAGCTCAGGTTAAATCCGCGATTCTTTTGGCAGGTTTATCTGCTAGGGGCAGGACTAAGATTTTAGAGAAAATAAAGACACGCGATCATACTGAACGTATGCTTAAAATTTTTGGTGCTGATATTGTTGTGAATAAGAACAGCATAACTTTAAAGCCGGGCAAGGATTTAGTTACTCCGGGC includes the following:
- the aroA gene encoding 3-phosphoshikimate 1-carboxyvinyltransferase, which encodes MNPIRKFANRATGKFSNRVRPFLVKKKFIPYGKVVLPGDKSIAHRALILSALVYGKTILKNFPIHDDSLATLGALRALGVKIVRKSNQVIVLGKGRDGFEKPHKPIFVNNSGTTLRLLLGILAAEDFEVKIITSKYLSLRPMARVNLPLRLMGAYILAKIKGKEEYTPIVIRGGNLKGIMYRMPVASAQVKSAILLAGLSARGRTKILEKIKTRDHTERMLKIFGADIVVNKNSITLKPGKDLVTPGKIYIPGDISSAAFFMVLAAIIPRSQVVVEQVSLNPSRSGIINILKRMNAKIKVMPLHKNKLQGSEPVGNIIISSSKLKNIIIDSFEIPSLIDELPILMVAACFAQGKTIIKGVSELRVKETDRINSMVSNLGRMGADIEINKNNLGENLIIKGKGNLCGANLKSFGDHRTAMSMVVAALAAEGSSKIDDISCISKSFPGFLGALNSLLKNKPD